In one Musa acuminata AAA Group cultivar baxijiao chromosome BXJ2-5, Cavendish_Baxijiao_AAA, whole genome shotgun sequence genomic region, the following are encoded:
- the LOC135612705 gene encoding uncharacterized protein LOC135612705 gives MTAMGFSGAISYRATAFIVAPLLVLVVIYGCLWPQGVPTAFFRLQNGANTMEITPKDELETALEGVAMENRTLIIAILNKAYVEQNAMLDLFLQSLGEGEDTEFLIDHLLFVAVDQRAFNRCRTLELHCYKLVTEGVDFSKEVFYMSDAFNNMMWRRTLFLGDVLRRGYSFIFTDMDVMWLRNPFSQLDRDGEDLQMSSDFYYGNPFDNFNFNTGFYFVTANNKTVALFDEWYGWRNNSKGMKDQDVLQKMKKEGAFTRLGLKVRYLETTYFSGFCQMSQDLRKVITVHANCCVSMKVKLIDLRCVLEAWKVSNSNGTSNATTTAWPPSSETSLYFACGQTEITPKDELEAALEGVAMENRTLIIAILNKAYVEQNAMLDLFLQSLGEGEDTEFLIDHLLFVAVDQRAFNRCRTLELHCYNLVTEGVDFSKEVFYMSDAFNNMMWRRTLFLGDVLRRGYSFIFTDMDVMWLRNPFSQLSRDGEDLQMSSDFYYGKPFNNSNFNTGFYFVTANKKTVALFDEWYAWRNNSKGMKEQDVLQKMKREGAFTRLGLKVRYLETAYFSGFCQMSQDLRKVITVHANCCVSMKVKLVDLRCVLEAWKVSNSNGTSNATTTAWPPVKGICLHDTATKQHNATKH, from the exons ATGACTGCCATGGGCTTTTCCGGCGCCATCTCCTACCGTGCCACCGCGTTCATCGTCGCCCCTCTTCTCGTTTTGGTCGTCATCTATGGCTGCTTGTGGCCGCAGGGAGTACCCACAGCTTTCTTCCGCTTGCAAAATGGTGCAAATACT ATGGAGATTACCCCAAAAGATGAACTGGAAACAGCACTAGAGGGGGTCGCCATGGAGAACAGGACTTTGATCATCGCGATACTGAACAAGGCGTACGTGGAGCAGAACGCGATGCTGGATCTGTTCTTGCAAAGTCTTGGAGAAGGGGaggacaccgaattcttgatcgacCACCTTCTCTTCGTCGCCGTCGACCAGAGGGCCTTCAACAGATGCCGCACCCTGGAGCTTCACTGCTACAAGCTCGTAACCGAGGGCGTCGACTTCTCCAAGGAGGTCTTCTACATGTCTGATGCATTCAACAACATGATGTGGAGAAGAACTCTCTTCCTCGGAGATGTCCTCCGGCGCGGATACAGCTTCATCTTCACC GATATGGATGTCATGTGGCTACGGAATCCGTTCTCACAGTTGGATCGTGATGGAGAGGACCTTCAGATGAGCAGTGATTTCTACTACGGCAACCCATTCGATAACTTCAACTTCAACACCGGCTTCTATTTCGTGACAGCAAACAACAAGACCGTAGCACTGTTCGACGAGTGGTATGGGTGGAGGAACAACTCGAAAGGCATGAAAGATCAAGATGTGCTGCAGAAGATGAAGAAGGAGGGAGCGTTCACGCGGCTGGGGCTGAAAGTGAGGTACCTAGAGACTACCTATTTTAGTGGGTTCTGTCAAATGAGTCAGGACTTGAGGAAAGTGATTACGGTTCATGCGAACTGTTGTGTCAGCATGAAAGTTAAGCTCATAGACCTGAGATGTGTGCTTGAAGCTTGGAAggttagcaactcgaatggcacatCAAATGCTACTACTACTGCATGGCCTCCG AGCTCAGAAACTAGCTTGTATTTTGCGTGTGGTCAGACGGAGATTACCCCAAAAGATGAACTGGAAGCAGCACTAGAGGGGGTCGCCATGGAGAACAGGACTTTGATCATCGCGATACTGAACAAGGCGTACGTGGAGCAGAACGCGATGCTGGATCTGTTCTTGCAAAGTCTTGGAGAAGGGGaggacaccgaattcttgatcgacCACCTTCTTTTCGTCGCCGTCGACCAGAGGGCCTTCAACAGATGCCGCACCCTGGAGCTTCACTGTTACAATCTCGTAACCGAGGGCGTCGACTTCTCCAAGGAGGTCTTCTACATGTCTGATGCATTCAACAACATGATGTGGAGAAGAACTCTCTTCCTCGGAGATGTCCTCCGGCGCGGATACAGCTTCATCTTCACC GATATGGATGTCATGTGGCTACGGAATCCGTTCTCACAGTTGTCTCGTGATGGAGAGGACCTTCAGATGAGCAGTGACTTCTACTACGGCAAACCATTCAATAACTCCAACTTCAACACCGGTTTCTATTTCGTGACAGCAAACAAGAAGACCGTAGCACTGTTCGACGAGTGGTATGCGTGGAGGAACAACTCGAAAGGCATGAAAGAACAAGATGTGCTGCAGAAGATGAAGAGGGAGGGAGCGTTCACGCGGCTGGGGCTGAAAGTGAGGTACCTGGAGACTGCCTATTTTAGTGGGTTCTGTCAAATGAGTCAGGACTTGAGGAAAGTGATTACGGTTCATGCGAACTGTTGTGTCAGCATGAAAGTTAAGCTCGTAGACCTGAGATGTGTGCTTGAAGCTTGGAAggttagcaactcgaatggcacatCAAATGCTACTACGACTGCATGGCCTCCGGTCAAGGGAATCTGCTTGCACGACACTGCCACCAAGCAGCACAATGCCACAAAGCACTGA